One segment of Mycobacterium spongiae DNA contains the following:
- a CDS encoding PE family protein has protein sequence MSFVVAQPEMVMAAASDLAGIGSTIGAANAAAAVTTTELSAAGADEVSAAIAALFSAHAQAYQVLGAQAAALHQQFVQAMTAGAGLYVTAEAAAAGSMHSVQQDLLTAINAPAQTLTGRPLIGNGANGAPGTGANGAPGGWLLGDGGAGGSGAAGQNGGAGGAAGLIGSGGAGGAGGSSTLGNGGAGGAGGAGGWLLGTGGTGGAGGVSTSDFGVGGFGGTGGAGGLFGAGGVGGSGGSSTSANSTGGAGGAGGAGGLLGGLVGAGGGDGGIGGFGDTLGGVGGSGGDAGLVAGPGGAGGAGGAGGSSSSGGVGGAGGTGGEAGVLFGPGGAGGAGGAGLGGGGLGGNGGIGGNAGLLLSSGGAGGAGGAGAASGGVGGAAGDALWIGNGGIGGAGGFGTLDGGAGGSGGRSGLLIGNGGAGGAGGQGTTSGGGGGAGGNGVLIGNGGNGGNGGNGGSGGTGPMPGSDGAGGTSGLLVGLDGFNAPASTSPLHTLQQQVINAINAPIQDLTGRPLIGNGTPGAAGTGANGTPGGWLLGDGGAGGSGMVGQNGGIGGAAGLLGTGGAGGAGTADPNIPGGLSPAGGAGGAGGALLGDGGVGGTGATAADGVGGTGGAGGAAVGLFGSGGGGGIGGTSFGPLFGGAGGPGGAGGMLGGLVGAGGGDGGTGGTGSVGGNGGDGGGNGAFFGNLLAGPGGSGGAGGTGLSNLGFGGTGGLGGLAGLFGSGGAGGAGGFSQGLGGGGGAGGFAGLLFGTGGVGGAGGASGDLNSESGGFGGSGGNGGLFGSGGAGGAGGSNLNGDGGAGGAGGVGGFLLGNGGAGGGGGASATTDGGNGGTGGNAALIGNGGNGGNGGTGTPPANPGTGGNGGVLLGQNGSNGLP, from the coding sequence ATGTCGTTTGTGGTGGCGCAACCAGAGATGGTGATGGCGGCGGCGTCGGACTTGGCCGGTATCGGGTCAACGATCGGCGCGGCGAATGCGGCCGCCGCGGTCACGACCACAGAGTTGTCGGCGGCCGGTGCTGATGAAGTGTCAGCGGCTATCGCGGCGCTGTTTTCTGCCCACGCACAGGCGTATCAGGTGCTCGGTGCGCAGGCGGCGGCGCTTCACCAGCAGTTTGTCCAAGCCATGACCGCCGGCGCGGGGTTGTATGTCACTGCGGAGGCCGCTGCAGCTGGGTCGATGCACAGTGTGCAACAGGATCTGCTCACCGCGATCAACGCGCCCGCCCAGACGTTGACCGGCCGACCACTCATCGGCAACGGCGCCAACGGGGCCCCAGGGACTGGGGCCAACGGCGCGCCCGGTGGGTGGTTGCTCGGCGACGGTGGGGCCGGTGGGTCGGGTGCGGCGGGCCAAAACGGTGGTGCCGGTGGGGCGGCGGGGCTCATCGGCAGCGGCGGTGCTGGCGGGGCTGGCGGCAGCTCAACGCTTGGTAACGGTGGCGCCGGTGGCGCCGGTGGGGCTGGGGGCTGGTTGTTGGGCACCGGTGGGACCGGCGGCGCCGGAGGGGTCTCGACGAGTGACTTCGGGGTTGGCGGGTTCGGCGGTACCGGCGGGGCTGGTGGGCTGTTCGGGGCGGGCGGGGTCGGTGGGTCCGGCGGCAGCAGCACCTCCGCCAACTCAACCGGCGGGGCAGGCGGGGCCGGTGGGGCCGGTGGGTTGTTGGGCGGACTCGTCGGTGCCGGCGGCGGCGATGGCGGCATCGGCGGGTTCGGCGACACCCTTGGGGGTGTTGGTGGGTCCGGCGGCGACGCCGGGCTGGTCGCCGGCCCGGGCGGCGCAGGCGGGGCCGGCGGGGCCGGCGGAAGCAGCAGTTCTGGTGGCGTCGGCGGGGCCGGCGGAACCGGCGGCGAAGCCGGCGTCCTGTTCGGTCCGGGCGGGGCCGGCGGGGCGGGCGGCGCCGGCCTCGGTGGCGGTGGGCTCGGCGGTAACGGTGGGATCGGGGGCAACGCCGGACTGCTGCTGTCCAGCGGCGGTGCCGGCGGAGCCGGTGGTGCCGGTGCCGCTAGCGGCGGGGTAGGTGGGGCCGCTGGTGACGCTCTCTGGATTGGCAACGGCGGCATCGGCGGGGCTGGCGGATTCGGAACTCTCGATGGGGGTGCTGGGGGCAGCGGCGGCAGGTCCGGGCTACTGATCGGCAACGGCGGTGCCGGTGGAGCCGGCGGGCAAGGCACCACCAGCGGTGGCGGCGGCGGTGCGGGTGGCAACGGTGTGCTGATCGGCAACGGCGGCAACGGCGGCAACGGCGGCAATGGCGGCAGCGGCGGGACCGGCCCAATGCCCGGCAGCGACGGTGCCGGTGGAACCAGCGGGCTGCTGGTGGGGCTGGACGGATTCAACGCCCCAGCGAGCACCTCGCCCCTGCACACCCTGCAACAACAGGTAATCAACGCGATCAATGCTCCAATCCAGGACCTGACCGGGCGCCCGCTGATCGGCAACGGCACCCCCGGGGCAGCCGGCACGGGCGCCAACGGCACACCCGGTGGATGGTTGCTCGGCGACGGCGGGGCCGGCGGGTCAGGCATGGTGGGCCAAAACGGCGGTATCGGCGGGGCGGCTGGGCTGCTAGGCACCGGCGGGGCCGGCGGGGCCGGCACAGCAGACCCCAATATTCCCGGCGGATTGAGCCCAGCCGGCGGCGCCGGCGGGGCCGGCGGCGCCCTGTTGGGCGACGGTGGGGTCGGCGGGACCGGCGCAACCGCGGCCGACGGTGTCGGCGGAACCGGCGGGGCCGGTGGCGCCGCCGTCGGATTGTTCGGCAGTGGCGGGGGCGGCGGGATTGGCGGGACTAGCTTTGGCCCCCTATTCGGCGGAGCCGGCGGGCCAGGCGGCGCCGGCGGGATGCTCGGCGGGCTGGTCGGCGCCGGCGGCGGGGACGGTGGCACGGGCGGGACCGGGTCCGTCGGGGGCAACGGCGGTGACGGCGGTGGAAACGGCGCGTTCTTCGGCAACCTGCTCGCCGGTCCCGGCGGGTCCGGCGGAGCCGGCGGAACCGGTCTGAGCAACCTTGGCTTCGGCGGCACCGGCGGGTTGGGTGGCCTAGCCGGGCTGTTCGGCAGCGGCGGGGCCGGCGGCGCCGGCGGATTCAGCCAGGGTTTGGGCGGCGGCGGCGGGGCGGGCGGTTTCGCCGGACTGCTGTTCGGGACCGGCGGGGTCGGCGGGGCGGGCGGGGCCAGCGGGGACCTCAACAGCGAGTCAGGCGGGTTCGGCGGGTCTGGTGGCAACGGCGGCCTGTTTGGCAGCGGCGGGGCCGGCGGCGCCGGCGGAAGCAACCTCAACGGTGACGGAGGTGCCGGCGGAGCCGGCGGCGTTGGCGGGTTCTTGCTGGGCAACGGCGGAGCCGGCGGCGGCGGCGGAGCAAGCGCTACGACCGATGGCGGCAACGGCGGGACCGGCGGCAACGCCGCACTCATCGGCAACGGCGGCAACGGCGGCAACGGTGGAACCGGCACCCCCCCTGCAAACCCGGGCACCGGCGGCAACGGCGGGGTCCTGCTAGGCCAAAACGGAAGCAACGGGTTGCCCTAG
- a CDS encoding winged helix-turn-helix transcriptional regulator — protein MAVVKAGGAAAALSSPIEQTIDLLGDRLTVAILREAFVDHVRKFSRWIDRTGAPPAVLTTRLNALVEAGLMVREPPSAGREHHEYLLTDLGLAIWEFLVSVWWWQREWSPAGALQPELVHLDCGHRGPPELMCRHCNRTVKARDVEVELDSSSLVFAGHSGRRRSTRTNPEPRRADLQFTEVMEAIGDRWSALVTGLALSGVSRFREFQSILKISPTTLSERLMRLTDAEMLTRGDDERQYALTPRGRALFPIFAFLLAWSQRAHPDTATPGLGLRHRRCAATSLVPALRCRGCDLTMTRTSVRFEGHPLSR, from the coding sequence ATGGCCGTGGTCAAGGCTGGCGGCGCGGCAGCAGCGTTGTCGAGCCCGATCGAGCAGACGATCGACCTGCTCGGAGACCGTCTCACCGTGGCGATCCTGCGTGAGGCGTTTGTCGATCACGTCCGCAAGTTCAGTCGGTGGATCGACCGGACGGGGGCACCGCCGGCGGTGTTGACGACGCGGCTCAACGCATTGGTCGAGGCGGGGCTGATGGTGCGCGAGCCCCCGTCGGCCGGTCGGGAGCACCATGAGTATCTGCTCACCGATCTCGGCCTGGCCATATGGGAATTCCTGGTCAGCGTGTGGTGGTGGCAGCGGGAGTGGTCGCCGGCCGGTGCTTTGCAGCCAGAATTGGTGCACCTCGACTGTGGCCACCGCGGACCCCCCGAGCTGATGTGCCGGCATTGCAACCGCACTGTCAAGGCTCGCGATGTCGAGGTGGAGCTGGATTCGAGTTCACTGGTATTTGCCGGACACAGCGGCCGCCGTCGTTCGACGCGCACCAACCCCGAGCCACGCCGAGCCGACCTACAATTCACCGAGGTCATGGAGGCCATCGGCGACCGGTGGAGTGCGCTGGTCACCGGCTTGGCGCTGTCCGGGGTGTCCCGGTTCAGGGAGTTCCAATCGATTCTGAAGATTTCGCCGACCACGCTCAGCGAACGCCTGATGAGACTGACCGACGCAGAGATGCTCACCCGCGGAGACGACGAGCGCCAGTATGCGTTGACACCGCGTGGCCGGGCACTCTTTCCGATCTTTGCTTTCCTGCTGGCGTGGTCGCAGCGTGCCCACCCCGATACGGCTACACCGGGCTTGGGCCTGCGTCATCGCAGGTGCGCTGCGACGTCGTTGGTCCCCGCGCTGCGCTGTCGCGGTTGCGATCTCACAATGACGCGCACGTCGGTGCGTTTCGAGGGCCACCCACTCTCCCGATAG
- a CDS encoding DHA2 family efflux MFS transporter permease subunit, producing the protein MNRRQLLTLIATGLGLFMIFLDALIVNVALPDIQRSFGVGEDGLQWVVAAYSLAMAVCIMSAATLADLHGRRRWYLAGVSVFTVGSMACGLAPSIVVLTLARGVQGLGAATVSVTSLALVSAAFPEAKDKARALGIWTAIASVGTTAGPTLGGLLVDQWGWRSIFYVNVPIGVLVLLLTRGVVRESRNERAVRIDLSGQLLFIIGVGTLVYAIIEGPQIGWTSPRILALLVMAAVGSAVFLWHERRSSDPMMDLSLFRDTSYALSIATICTVFFAVHGMLLLTTQFLQNVRGLTPSATGIVIFPFSAAVVVVSPLVGQLVGRVGVRVLILVGLCLLMLGLLTLIASEHRSSAVVLVGLGLCGTGAALCLTPITTLAMTRVPPERAGMASGIMSAQRAIGSTIGFAVLGSVLAGWLSVTLESHLELAVPDPVQRHTIAEIIIDSANPRAHVGGIVPRRHIAHRDPVAIAEDDFIDGIRVALLIATASLGLMFLAGWRWFPRGLGAMVSDAGRKPAITAVLE; encoded by the coding sequence ATGAACCGCAGGCAGCTGCTCACCCTTATAGCCACCGGCCTCGGTCTGTTCATGATCTTCCTGGACGCGCTCATCGTTAACGTGGCGCTACCCGACATCCAGCGAAGCTTCGGCGTAGGGGAGGACGGCCTGCAGTGGGTGGTGGCCGCCTACAGCCTCGCCATGGCCGTCTGCATCATGTCAGCGGCGACGCTCGCCGACCTCCATGGCCGCCGCCGCTGGTACTTGGCAGGTGTTTCGGTATTCACGGTCGGATCCATGGCCTGCGGCTTGGCCCCCTCGATCGTGGTCCTCACTCTCGCGCGCGGCGTGCAGGGATTGGGCGCTGCGACCGTTAGTGTGACCTCCCTCGCCCTGGTCAGCGCGGCTTTTCCGGAGGCGAAGGACAAGGCGCGAGCACTAGGCATATGGACAGCCATCGCCAGCGTCGGCACGACCGCAGGCCCGACGCTCGGCGGTCTGCTGGTCGACCAGTGGGGGTGGCGCAGCATCTTCTATGTCAACGTGCCAATCGGGGTTCTCGTCCTGCTTCTGACACGCGGCGTCGTGCGAGAGTCGCGCAACGAGCGGGCGGTCCGTATCGACCTATCCGGGCAGCTGCTGTTCATCATTGGTGTGGGGACCTTGGTATACGCAATCATCGAAGGCCCCCAAATCGGATGGACGTCGCCTCGGATCCTCGCGCTTCTCGTGATGGCCGCCGTTGGCTCCGCCGTGTTCTTGTGGCACGAGCGCAGATCATCGGATCCGATGATGGACCTGAGCCTATTCCGCGACACCTCGTATGCACTGTCCATCGCCACCATCTGCACGGTGTTCTTCGCGGTCCACGGGATGCTGCTGCTCACCACGCAGTTCCTGCAGAACGTGCGTGGCCTTACCCCTAGTGCGACCGGCATTGTGATCTTCCCGTTCAGCGCGGCCGTGGTCGTGGTGTCGCCGCTGGTTGGGCAACTAGTTGGCCGGGTCGGCGTACGGGTGCTCATTCTTGTGGGGCTCTGCCTATTGATGCTTGGTTTGCTCACATTGATCGCCAGCGAGCACCGGAGCTCGGCTGTGGTCCTCGTCGGACTGGGCCTGTGCGGTACCGGTGCTGCACTGTGCCTTACGCCGATCACGACCCTCGCCATGACTAGGGTCCCCCCGGAACGCGCGGGCATGGCTTCCGGGATCATGAGCGCCCAGCGGGCCATCGGCTCGACGATTGGGTTCGCGGTCTTGGGTTCTGTCCTGGCTGGCTGGCTGTCGGTCACACTCGAATCGCACTTGGAGCTCGCGGTGCCTGATCCGGTCCAGCGGCACACCATTGCCGAGATCATCATTGACAGCGCCAACCCGCGGGCTCATGTCGGCGGCATTGTGCCGCGGCGACATATCGCGCACCGCGATCCTGTCGCGATCGCGGAGGACGATTTCATCGACGGTATCCGCGTGGCGTTACTCATCGCCACCGCGTCGCTGGGCTTGATGTTCCTGGCAGGCTGGCGGTGGTTTCCCCGTGGCCTCGGTGCCATGGTCAGCGATGCCGGGCGCAAGCCTGCAATCACGGCCGTCCTCGAGTAA
- a CDS encoding PE family protein produces MSYVSVTPEMLTSAATDLQAIGSAVAEANIAAAAPTTAVLAAGADEVSAAIAALFSGHARDYQLLSTQIAAFHDQFVEALSTNGGAYAAAEAANVSLQRVEQDVLAVINAPTQTFLGRPLIGNGANATTPGGNGGDGGLLWGNGGNGAAGDAANPAGGNGGAAGLIGNGGHGGQGFAGSNGNPGDPGGTGGAGGAGGRGGWLYGNGGAGGHGGQGGTGGTGDQTGANGGPGGAGAVGGAGGAGGWLIGDGGGGGHGGAGGHGGAGGIGGQSGRDGGQGGAGAGGGTGGAGGWLIGHGGNGGAGGHGGAGGQGGTGGTFGISGDFAVGNGGDGGAGAVGGAGGAGGWLIGHGGNGGHGGAGGHGGIGGDSDPFAAGRGAGGDGGAGAVGGAGGWLVGNGGDGGAGGQGGTGGAGISDTPVGLAGGNGGAGGAGGAGGWLGGHGGGGGAGGDGGDGGDGGGGAGAAGGDGGAGALGGTGGAGGWLGGHGGAGGQGGAGGQGGTALPAGGDGLAGDGGAGAAGGGGGAGGLLIGSGGAGGSGGQGGAGGDTLAGGVGGFGGNGAAGAAGGAGGWLYGNGGNGGDGGQGGTGGTGPFGSGGGGGGGDGGDGGDTQLIGNGGQGGAAGTGVPNGTGGAGGTGGQLFGTPGRPG; encoded by the coding sequence ATGTCGTATGTGAGCGTGACTCCCGAGATGTTGACCTCGGCCGCCACCGATTTGCAGGCGATCGGGTCAGCAGTTGCCGAGGCGAACATCGCCGCAGCGGCCCCGACCACCGCGGTACTGGCCGCCGGTGCTGACGAGGTCTCGGCGGCCATCGCGGCACTATTTTCTGGCCACGCTCGCGACTATCAGCTGCTGAGCACCCAGATAGCCGCTTTTCATGACCAATTCGTCGAGGCGCTGAGCACCAACGGGGGCGCCTATGCGGCGGCCGAGGCCGCCAACGTTTCGCTGCAGCGCGTCGAGCAGGACGTGCTCGCGGTGATCAACGCGCCCACCCAGACGTTCTTGGGGCGCCCGCTGATCGGCAACGGCGCGAATGCGACCACGCCGGGAGGCAATGGTGGCGACGGCGGACTGCTGTGGGGCAACGGGGGCAACGGCGCGGCCGGCGACGCCGCCAACCCCGCCGGCGGCAACGGCGGTGCTGCCGGGTTGATCGGCAACGGCGGCCACGGCGGACAGGGCTTTGCCGGGTCCAACGGCAACCCCGGCGACCCCGGCGGCACCGGTGGCGCCGGTGGGGCCGGCGGGCGCGGCGGCTGGCTGTACGGCAACGGCGGTGCCGGCGGGCACGGCGGGCAAGGCGGCACGGGCGGCACTGGCGATCAAACCGGCGCGAACGGCGGCCCGGGGGGCGCCGGCGCTGTCGGCGGGGCCGGTGGAGCCGGCGGATGGCTGATTGGCGACGGTGGTGGCGGCGGGCACGGCGGCGCCGGCGGGCACGGCGGCGCCGGCGGCATTGGCGGTCAATCCGGCAGGGACGGCGGCCAGGGGGGCGCCGGCGCCGGCGGCGGGACCGGTGGAGCCGGCGGATGGCTAATTGGCCACGGTGGTAACGGCGGCGCCGGCGGGCACGGCGGCGCCGGTGGGCAAGGCGGCACCGGCGGCACCTTCGGCATCTCCGGCGACTTCGCCGTGGGGAACGGCGGCGACGGGGGCGCCGGCGCCGTCGGCGGGGCCGGCGGAGCCGGCGGATGGCTAATTGGCCACGGTGGTAACGGCGGGCACGGCGGCGCCGGCGGGCACGGCGGTATCGGCGGCGACAGTGACCCTTTCGCCGCCGGTAGGGGCGCCGGCGGCGATGGGGGCGCCGGCGCCGTCGGCGGGGCCGGCGGATGGCTGGTTGGCAACGGCGGTGACGGCGGCGCCGGCGGGCAAGGTGGAACCGGCGGCGCCGGCATCTCCGACACGCCCGTCGGCTTGGCCGGGGGGAACGGCGGCGCCGGGGGCGCCGGTGGAGCCGGCGGGTGGCTGGGAGGCCACGGCGGCGGCGGCGGCGCCGGCGGCGACGGCGGTGACGGCGGTGACGGCGGCGGCGGCGCCGGCGCTGCCGGCGGTGACGGCGGCGCTGGCGCTCTCGGCGGGACCGGTGGAGCCGGCGGGTGGCTGGGAGGCCACGGCGGCGCCGGCGGACAGGGCGGCGCCGGCGGGCAAGGCGGCACCGCCCTGCCCGCCGGCGGTGACGGCCTCGCCGGCGATGGGGGCGCTGGCGCTGCCGGTGGTGGCGGTGGGGCCGGCGGGTTGCTGATCGGCAGCGGTGGGGCTGGCGGCAGCGGTGGGCAAGGCGGCGCCGGCGGCGACACCCTCGCCGGCGGTGTCGGGGGCTTCGGCGGAAACGGCGCTGCCGGAGCTGCAGGCGGGGCCGGCGGGTGGCTATACGGCAACGGTGGCAACGGTGGCGACGGTGGGCAAGGCGGCACCGGCGGCACCGGCCCATTCGGCAGTGGCGGTGGCGGCGGTGGCGGCGATGGCGGTGATGGCGGCGACACCCAGCTGATCGGCAACGGCGGCCAGGGCGGGGCCGCCGGCACCGGAGTGCCCAACGGGACGGGCGGGGCCGGCGGTACCGGCGGGCAGCTGTTCGGCACACCGGGAAGGCCCGGGTAA
- a CDS encoding PE family protein, with protein sequence MSFVVAVPEEMVASASDLAGIGSTISEANAAAAVSTAGIVAAAGDEVSAAIAALFSAHGQAYQVASAQAAAFEARFVQALTAGADAFASAEAAGVAALTDPLGPVNARIRTLTGRPLIGNGANGAPGTGAAGAPGGWLLGNGGAGGSGAAGQTGGAGGAGGAAGLIGAGGAGGAGGAGMGAGSTGGAGGVGGPGGWLWGTGGAGGIGASGVVAGAGGAGGAGGLLGAGGAGGTGGRSGFGDNSTGGAGGAGGAGGLLAGLVGAGGGDGGDGGRGTTAGAGGDGGDAGMLTGYGGAGGAGGATSTEGGVGGVGGAGGDGGLLFGGGGVGGTGGFGSAIGVANGGDGGHGGDGGWFGSGGSGGTGGTTALGIGGDGGAGGSGGVFGNGGAGGAGGTGPSGDGGGGGGGGRGGLLIGNGGAGGAGGAGGSDLDNSGGVGGAGGNGVLIGNGGNGGIGGTGATVGVDGVGGVSGVLVGLDGFNAQATTSTWHTLQQHVIGTINAPIQDLTGRPVIGNGTPGAAGSGASGAPGGWLLGDGGAGGSGATDLGTAGGAGGAGGLWGTGGAGGAGGAFGGVGGAGGAGGAGGWLVGDGGAGGVGGIAESDGVGGVGGIGGAGGLLSAGGAGGNGGASFGGATFSGIGGAGGAGGAGGLFGGLLAAGGGTGGDGGGGPSRAAGGVGGVGGDAGLLGGPGGSGGSGGTGAVGVADGGAGGSAGLLFGAGGVGGTGGIGGVGGDGGVGGSAGLLFSSGGAGGFGGAGERGGDGGAGGDARWLGGGGAGGAGGYGRFGGAGGVGGLGGEVMGNGGAGGAGGVGALFGGDGGAGGDAVVIGNGGNGGAGGAGGFDGDPGTGGTGGLLLGTDGINGSP encoded by the coding sequence ATGTCGTTTGTGGTGGCAGTACCAGAGGAAATGGTGGCCTCGGCGTCGGATCTGGCCGGTATCGGGTCGACGATCAGTGAGGCGAACGCGGCGGCGGCCGTGTCGACGGCGGGGATTGTGGCGGCCGCCGGTGATGAGGTGTCGGCGGCGATCGCGGCGTTGTTTTCCGCGCACGGGCAGGCCTATCAGGTCGCGAGTGCGCAGGCAGCGGCGTTTGAAGCCCGGTTTGTACAAGCGTTGACCGCGGGGGCGGATGCCTTCGCCAGTGCCGAGGCCGCTGGTGTCGCCGCCCTCACTGACCCACTGGGCCCGGTCAATGCGCGGATCCGGACATTGACCGGGCGCCCGTTGATCGGCAATGGCGCTAACGGGGCCCCGGGCACCGGGGCTGCGGGGGCACCGGGGGGCTGGTTGCTCGGCAATGGTGGGGCCGGGGGGTCCGGCGCGGCCGGTCAAACCGGTGGGGCCGGTGGGGCCGGTGGTGCCGCGGGGTTGATCGGTGCTGGCGGCGCGGGTGGAGCCGGTGGGGCCGGGATGGGCGCCGGATCGACGGGTGGTGCTGGTGGTGTCGGGGGGCCTGGTGGCTGGTTGTGGGGTACCGGCGGGGCCGGCGGGATCGGCGCGAGCGGTGTTGTCGCCGGGGCTGGCGGGGCTGGGGGGGCTGGAGGGTTGTTAGGTGCCGGCGGTGCCGGCGGGACCGGCGGACGCAGCGGATTTGGGGACAATTCAACTGGCGGGGCTGGTGGAGCTGGCGGAGCTGGCGGATTGCTGGCTGGGTTGGTCGGGGCCGGTGGTGGCGACGGCGGTGACGGCGGTCGCGGTACGACCGCGGGTGCTGGTGGGGACGGGGGCGATGCCGGCATGCTGACCGGGTACGGGGGCGCGGGCGGGGCCGGCGGCGCCACTAGCACGGAGGGCGGGGTTGGCGGAGTTGGTGGGGCTGGCGGTGATGGCGGTCTGTTGTTCGGCGGCGGCGGGGTCGGCGGGACCGGCGGATTCGGTAGTGCGATTGGTGTTGCCAATGGTGGTGATGGCGGTCATGGTGGTGATGGCGGCTGGTTTGGCAGCGGCGGCAGCGGCGGGACCGGCGGCACCACCGCTTTGGGCATCGGAGGCGACGGTGGTGCCGGTGGATCAGGCGGCGTGTTCGGCAACGGCGGGGCCGGCGGCGCCGGCGGCACTGGCCCATCAGGCGACGGCGGTGGCGGCGGTGGCGGAGGCCGGGGCGGGCTGCTGATCGGCAATGGGGGGGCCGGCGGCGCCGGTGGGGCCGGCGGCAGCGACCTGGACAATAGTGGCGGTGTCGGCGGTGCTGGGGGTAATGGGGTGCTGATCGGCAACGGCGGCAACGGTGGCATCGGCGGGACCGGCGCAACGGTGGGCGTCGACGGTGTCGGCGGTGTCAGTGGTGTGCTGGTGGGTCTGGACGGCTTCAACGCCCAGGCCACTACCTCAACGTGGCACACGCTGCAGCAGCATGTGATCGGCACGATCAACGCGCCCATCCAGGATCTGACGGGGCGCCCGGTGATCGGGAACGGTACTCCCGGCGCCGCGGGTAGCGGGGCCAGCGGCGCGCCTGGGGGCTGGTTGCTCGGTGACGGTGGGGCCGGCGGGTCCGGCGCAACCGACTTAGGTACGGCTGGCGGGGCCGGCGGGGCCGGCGGGCTGTGGGGTACCGGCGGGGCTGGTGGGGCGGGTGGGGCTTTCGGCGGAGTTGGTGGGGCTGGCGGGGCCGGCGGGGCCGGTGGGTGGCTGGTCGGTGATGGTGGAGCCGGCGGGGTCGGCGGGATCGCCGAGAGCGACGGTGTTGGCGGGGTTGGCGGAATTGGCGGCGCCGGGGGGTTGTTGAGCGCCGGCGGGGCCGGTGGGAACGGCGGGGCAAGCTTCGGCGGGGCAACCTTCAGCGGCATCGGTGGTGCTGGCGGGGCCGGCGGCGCCGGCGGGCTCTTCGGTGGGCTACTCGCTGCCGGCGGCGGGACCGGCGGGGACGGCGGAGGAGGTCCTTCCCGCGCTGCTGGGGGTGTCGGTGGAGTCGGCGGCGACGCGGGGCTGCTGGGCGGCCCCGGCGGCTCCGGCGGCTCCGGCGGCACCGGCGCAGTCGGTGTGGCCGATGGTGGGGCCGGCGGTAGTGCCGGGTTGCTGTTCGGTGCGGGCGGTGTCGGCGGGACTGGCGGCATAGGTGGGGTTGGTGGGGATGGTGGGGTCGGGGGCAGTGCGGGGTTGTTGTTCTCCAGTGGCGGAGCTGGTGGGTTCGGGGGTGCCGGTGAACGAGGTGGAGATGGCGGCGCCGGCGGCGATGCCAGGTGGCTGGGTGGCGGCGGAGCTGGCGGCGCCGGCGGCTACGGCCGCTTCGGGGGTGCTGGTGGGGTTGGTGGCCTGGGCGGGGAAGTGATGGGCAACGGCGGTGCTGGCGGTGCCGGCGGTGTCGGCGCCTTGTTCGGCGGGGACGGTGGTGCGGGGGGCGACGCGGTGGTGATCGGCAACGGCGGCAACGGCGGCGCCGGCGGCGCCGGCGGATTCGACGGCGACCCGGGCACCGGCGGCACCGGGGGGCTGTTGCTGGGCACCGACGGGATCAACGGGTCGCCCTAA
- a CDS encoding PE family protein: MSYVSVAPEMLTSAATDLQAIGSAVAEANIAAAAPTTAVLAAGADEVSAAIAALFSGYGRDYQLLSTQIAAFHDQFVEALSTNGGAYAAAEAANVSLQRVEQDVLAVINAPTQTFLGRPLIGNGANATTPGGNGGDGGLLWGNGGNGAAGDAANPAGGNGGAAGLIGNGGHGGAGFSSSTVAAGGAGGAGGRGGLLYGSGGAGGLGGNAGPNPGNSADGGAGGNGGAAGLFGGIGGAGGDGGDGGVNMADGAGGFGGAGGHGGAAGLLFGDGGDAGNGGIGANVTNPGQIGGFGGIGGDGGRAGLLFGSGGDGGNGGDAGSSVDDFGGAGGFGGWGGDAGLLGHGGNAGAGGHGGDGDFGGDAGAGNNGGNGGWLFGNGGAGGAGGQGGDATNEGAGRGGDGGHGGNARLIGNGGPGGPGGLAGIGPSSRGPGLAGAGGAGGLLFGMPGPAG; this comes from the coding sequence ATGTCGTATGTGAGCGTGGCTCCCGAGATGTTGACCTCGGCCGCCACCGATTTGCAGGCGATCGGGTCAGCAGTTGCCGAGGCGAACATCGCCGCAGCGGCCCCGACCACCGCGGTACTGGCCGCCGGTGCTGACGAGGTCTCGGCGGCCATCGCGGCACTATTTTCTGGCTACGGGCGCGACTATCAGCTGCTGAGCACCCAGATAGCCGCTTTTCATGACCAATTCGTCGAGGCGCTGAGCACCAACGGGGGCGCCTATGCGGCGGCCGAGGCCGCCAACGTTTCGCTGCAGCGCGTCGAGCAGGACGTGCTCGCGGTGATCAACGCGCCCACCCAGACGTTCTTGGGGCGCCCGCTGATCGGCAACGGCGCGAATGCGACCACGCCGGGAGGCAATGGTGGCGACGGCGGACTGCTGTGGGGCAACGGGGGCAACGGCGCGGCCGGCGACGCCGCCAACCCCGCTGGCGGCAACGGCGGTGCTGCCGGGTTGATCGGCAACGGCGGCCACGGCGGGGCCGGCTTCAGCTCGTCCACGGTCGCAGCCGGTGGTGCCGGTGGGGCTGGGGGCCGCGGTGGGTTGCTGTACGGGAGCGGTGGGGCTGGCGGCCTGGGTGGCAACGCCGGGCCGAACCCCGGCAATTCGGCGGACGGCGGGGCGGGTGGCAACGGTGGTGCCGCCGGACTATTCGGGGGGATCGGTGGGGCGGGCGGCGACGGTGGGGATGGAGGCGTCAACATGGCTGATGGCGCCGGCGGCTTCGGTGGTGCCGGCGGCCATGGCGGTGCAGCCGGGCTGTTGTTCGGCGACGGTGGGGACGCGGGGAACGGCGGAATCGGCGCCAACGTAACCAACCCCGGCCAGATCGGCGGGTTCGGCGGTATTGGCGGCGACGGCGGCCGCGCCGGCTTGCTGTTCGGCAGTGGCGGGGACGGCGGTAACGGCGGGGACGCCGGCTCGTCCGTGGACGACTTCGGCGGGGCAGGCGGGTTCGGTGGATGGGGTGGGGATGCCGGGTTGTTGGGCCATGGGGGCAACGCAGGTGCCGGTGGGCATGGTGGCGATGGGGACTTCGGTGGCGACGCTGGCGCCGGTAACAACGGCGGCAACGGCGGCTGGTTGTTCGGCAACGGCGGGGCCGGTGGGGCCGGTGGCCAAGGCGGCGACGCCACCAACGAGGGCGCCGGCAGAGGTGGTGACGGTGGTCACGGAGGCAACGCCCGATTGATTGGTAATGGTGGGCCTGGTGGCCCGGGTGGTCTGGCTGGGATCGGCCCGAGTAGTAGGGGCCCCGGGCTCGCGGGCGCCGGCGGCGCTGGCGGTCTGCTGTTTGGCATGCCCGGGCCCGCCGGCTAG